The following are from one region of the Cervus canadensis isolate Bull #8, Minnesota chromosome 21, ASM1932006v1, whole genome shotgun sequence genome:
- the GPRC5A gene encoding retinoic acid-induced protein 3 — protein MSTTAPAGCRSDLDPRYYKLCDKKAAWGIVLEALAGVGAVTSVAFMIALLVLICKVQDSNKRKLLPTQFLFLLGVLGIFGLTFAFIITLDGSTGPTRFFLFGVLFALCFSCLLVHAFNLTKLVRGRQPLSMLVMLGLALGFSLVQDIIAIEYVVLTMNRTNVNIFSELSPSRRNEDFVMLLIYVLFLMALTFLTASFSFQGSFTAWKRHGAHIYLTTILSIGIWVAWITLLLVPTLDPQWDDTILSSALVANGWVFLLAYIAPEFQLLTRQQNPMDYPVEDAFCQPQFLKQSYGVVNRAYSQEGIIQGSEETGSTLYAPYSTHFQLQNRDSPKDFSIPRAQTRVSPYSDYEGRKDVS, from the exons ATGTCCACAACAGCCCCTGCTGGTTGCCGCTCAGACCTGGACCCCAGGTACTACAAACTCTGTGATAAGAAGGCAGCCTGGGGCATCGTCTTAGAGGCGTTGGCTGGCGTGGGGGCTGTGACCTCGGTGGCCTTCATGATTGCCCTCCTGGTCCTCATTTGCAAGGTGCAGGACTCCAACAAGCGCAAACTGCTCCCCACCCAGTTCCTCTTCCTCCTGGGTGTGCTGGGGATCTTCGGCCTCACCTTCGCCTTCATCATCACACTGGATGGCAGCACAGGGCCCACGCGATTCTTCCTCTTCGGCGTCCTCTTCGCCCTCTGCTTCTCCTGCCTCCTGGTTCACGCCTTCAACCTGACGAAGCTGGTCCGAGGGAGGCAGCCGCTGTCTATGCTGGTGATGctgggcctggccctgggctTCAGTCTGGTGCAGGACATCATTGCCATCGAGTATGTGGTCCTCACCATGAACAGGACCAACGTCAACATCTTCTCTGAGCTTTCTCCTTCTCGGCGCAACGAGGACTTTGTCATGCTTCTCATCTATGTCCTCTTCCTCATGGCGTTGACCTTCCTCACAGCCTCTTTCAGCTTCCAGGGATCCTTTACTGCCTGGAAGAGACACGGGGCCCATATCTACCTCACCACGATCCTCTCCATTGGCATCTGGGTGGCGTGGATCACCCTGCTCTTGGTCCCTACCCTCGACCCCCAGTGGGACGACACCATCCTCAGTTCAGCCTTGGTGGCCAATGGCTGGGTTTTCCTGTTGGCTTACATTGCACCCGAGTTTCAGCTGCTCACAAGGCAACAGAACCCCATGGATTACCCTGTGGAGGATGCTTTCTGTCAGCCTCAGTTCTTGAAACAGAGCTATGGCGTGGTGAACAGAGCTTACTCTCAAGAGGGGATCATTCAAG GTTCTGAAGAGACAGGGAGCACGCTCTACGCGCCGTACTCCACCCATTTCCAGCTACAG AATCGGGATTCCCCAAAGGATTTCTCCATTCCTCGGGCCCAGACTCGGGTTAGCCCTTACAGTGACTACGAAGGAAGGAAAGATGTCAGTTAA